CCAGACCCTGACGACGGTGCCGACGGACCCCCGGGTCCGTCGGCACCGTCCGACCCTCCCACTGAGAGGAGCCACCGCACGATGGACGCGGTGTTCTCGAACTTCGACGAGTACCTGAAGGCCTTCGGCCTGACGATCGGCCTGTTCGTCGTCTCCGGGCTGGCCTCGATGGTCCTCGGCACGATCCTGGCCACCTTCCGGGTCGGCCCGGTCTCGATCCTGCGCAAGGCGGCCGCGCTCTACGTGACGCTCTTCCGCAACACCCCGCTGCTGATGATCTTCATCTTCATGGCGATCGCGATGCCCAAGCTGGGCTACACCTTCAAGGTCGTCGAGAACTTCTCCATCGCCGGCTACGAGGTCTCCTCCTTCTTCTTCCGGTCCTGCCTGGCCCTGACGCTCTACACCTCGGCGTTCGTCTGCGAGGCCCTGCGCTCCGGCGTCAACGCCGTCCCCCTCGGCCAGGCCGAGGCCGGCCGGGCCATCGGGCTGACCTTCACCCAGTCGATGCGGCTGGTCGTGCTCCCCCAGGCCATCGCGGCCTCGATCCCCCCGATGACCAGCGTCCAGGTGGCGCTGATCAAGAACACCTCGGTCGCCGCGGCGTTCGGCATGGCGGAGGCGGTCGCCACGATGCGCTCGTTCACCAACAACTACTCCGACCAGAAGATGGGGATCTTCCTCGCCTTCGCGATCGGCTACATCATCATCGTGGAGGTCGTGGCCCTCTCGTCCTACGCGATCGAGCGGAAGGTCCGGGTGGCCCGATGAGCGCGTCCATCCTCTTCGACGCCCCCGGGCCGAAGACCGTTGCCCGGCACCGTCTCTACTCGGTCGTCAGCGTCGTCGCGCTGGTCGCCCTGGTCGCCTTCGCCGTGTGGCGTCTCTACGACCGCGGCCAGCTCGAGTACGAGCTCTGGGAGCCCTTCGTCACCCCGCAGTACCTCGAGTTCATCCTGGTCGACGGGCTGCTCCGGACGCTGCAGATGGCGTTCTTCTCGATCATCTTCGCCACCGTCTTCGGGCTGGTCTTCGGCGTGGCCAAGCTCTCCGACCACGTGTGGGTCCGCTGGCCCGCCTGGCTGGTCGTGGAGTTCTTCCGGGCCACCCCGGTGCTGCTGCTGATGATCTTCCTCTTCTTCCTCCTCGCGATCGGCAACGGGCCGCTGAGCTCGTTCTGGTGCGTGGTGATCGCGCTGACCCTCTACAACGGCTCGGTGCTGGCCGAGGTCTTCCGCGCGGGGATCAACGCGGTGCCCGCCGGCCAGGCGGAGGCGGCGTACGCGATCGGCATGCGCAAGTCGCAGGTGATGGTCCTGATCCTGCTCCCGCAGGCGGTGAAGATCATGCTGCCCGCGATCATCAGCCAGATGGTGGTCGCGCTCAAGGACACCAGCCTGGGCTACTACATCCTCGCCCCCGGCCTGACCGCGGTGGCCAAGCCGATCTACCTGGAGTTCCAGAACCAGGTGCCGACCGCGATCGTGATCACCGCGGTCTACGTGGTCGTCAACCTGATCCTCACCTGGATCGCCACGAAGGTGCAGAAGCGCCTGGTCGGCGAGAAGGACGTGCTCCAGGTCTCGATGGTCGGCGACGGCACCGGCACGGCCGGGCCGGTGGGCCCGGGCTTCGACAGCGACACCCTGCGCTGATGAGCGCCAAGAAGAAGAGCCCCCGGATGACCGGGACCGAGCGCCGCGAGCAGCTGGTCGAGGTCGCGCGGGGGCTCTTCGCCGAGCGCGGCTTCGACGGGACCGCGATCGAGGAGGTCGCGACCCGGGCCGGGGTCTCCAAGCCGGTCGTCTACGAGCACTTCGGCGGCAAGGAGGGGCTCTACGCCGTCGTGGTGGACCGCGAGGTCACCCAGCTGCTCACGACCATGCGCGACTCGCTGACCAACGGCACCTCCCGCGAGCTGCTCCAGTCGGCGGCGGCGGCTCTGCTGGACTTCGTGGAGGCCAACCCCGACGGCTTCCGGATCCTGGTGCGCGACAGCCCGATCGGCGCCTCCAGCTCGTCCTTCCGCTCGATCATCGGCGACGTCACGAGCCGGGTCGAGGGCATCTTGATGACGAAGTTCAAGGAGAAGGAGCTCGACCCCCGGGTCGCGCCGATGTACGCCCAGATGCTGGTCGGCATGGTCGCGATGGTCGGCCAGTGGTGGCTCGACACCCGGGAGCCGGCCAAGGAGGTCGTCGCGGCCCACCTGGTCAACCTCGCCTGGAACGGGCTGTCCGGGATGGAGCGCGACCCGCACCTGCTCGGCGACTGAAGGCATACCTGTCTCGACATCAAGATTCTCGACTCGGCTAGGATCGGCCCATGAGGGACGAAGTCGA
The window above is part of the Nocardioides campestrisoli genome. Proteins encoded here:
- a CDS encoding amino acid ABC transporter permease yields the protein MDAVFSNFDEYLKAFGLTIGLFVVSGLASMVLGTILATFRVGPVSILRKAAALYVTLFRNTPLLMIFIFMAIAMPKLGYTFKVVENFSIAGYEVSSFFFRSCLALTLYTSAFVCEALRSGVNAVPLGQAEAGRAIGLTFTQSMRLVVLPQAIAASIPPMTSVQVALIKNTSVAAAFGMAEAVATMRSFTNNYSDQKMGIFLAFAIGYIIIVEVVALSSYAIERKVRVAR
- a CDS encoding amino acid ABC transporter permease; this translates as MSASILFDAPGPKTVARHRLYSVVSVVALVALVAFAVWRLYDRGQLEYELWEPFVTPQYLEFILVDGLLRTLQMAFFSIIFATVFGLVFGVAKLSDHVWVRWPAWLVVEFFRATPVLLLMIFLFFLLAIGNGPLSSFWCVVIALTLYNGSVLAEVFRAGINAVPAGQAEAAYAIGMRKSQVMVLILLPQAVKIMLPAIISQMVVALKDTSLGYYILAPGLTAVAKPIYLEFQNQVPTAIVITAVYVVVNLILTWIATKVQKRLVGEKDVLQVSMVGDGTGTAGPVGPGFDSDTLR
- a CDS encoding TetR/AcrR family transcriptional regulator; this translates as MTGTERREQLVEVARGLFAERGFDGTAIEEVATRAGVSKPVVYEHFGGKEGLYAVVVDREVTQLLTTMRDSLTNGTSRELLQSAAAALLDFVEANPDGFRILVRDSPIGASSSSFRSIIGDVTSRVEGILMTKFKEKELDPRVAPMYAQMLVGMVAMVGQWWLDTREPAKEVVAAHLVNLAWNGLSGMERDPHLLGD